From the Bacillus sp. FJAT-22090 genome, the window CATTAATATATTTACTTTCGCTTAAAAATACAAAAAAGTTTGTGAGTGCACCCTCATACAATTTAATCGTGTTTCTTGATAAACCTTTTCTTGATAGGTAAGAAATATATTTACTACCATGATATAGATTCAGGTTCTTTAAACCTGTAATTGATAGCTGCATAAACAGTTTGTCTTTTTTATCTATAGATTTAAGGATAAAATTTAGAAAGCGACATACCACTCGAGCTGGTACTAATTGTGAGTTCAATGATTTGCCATGATATGCATATTTTACAGTTATAAACTCTGTAATAGGGTGAGGTACTTGAAGATTTGTTTTTTGGTCATGGATCATTATCGATATAACTTTATTATTGCTTTCAACCTCTCTGATTTCTTTTGCTATAAACTTGTAAGATTTACTTAACTCCATATGATTAACCTACCTTAAATGTTGTTATTTATATATTAACTTTTAATAATATATATTGCTAAATTTAGCCTTTATAAATTTAATCTGGGCGAAATAGTTAAACACTGTAGTTTCAATGGATAGGTGATGAAAAATGTTACTTATAATTGTTAATGCCTATAAGTATACCTATAAGCGCACATAACCATCGGATTATGTTTATGTTAGACTTTAATTTCACTCCATGTTATTATGGTAACACCTAAAAAAATTAGGTGTTACCTAAAATGTGAGGTGTCATATGGAACGCTTTAAGTTGATAGATAATACTGTTAAATCAAACAATCCAATGTTAGATATAGAAAAAATAAGGATGTATCAAGCAAAAATTTTGGGAGAATGGGAAAGGCAGCAACTGGTAAAAGGGTTTACAATCCAAACCGTTGCATTAAATTTAAGAAATATTACTGAGTTTTTGTCATTATCAAATAAATTCTTTTGGGAAATTACTTCTGATGATGTAGAAAATTTTTATTTATCATTAGTTGGTAAAGGATTAGCGCATAGTACTAGAAGAAAGTATCAATCTAATATTTCTACATTCTATAATTTTTTAAGTAACAGAAAGGCTCTTGAAATTTTTAATGTTTTAGGGGTTACGATTCCAGATGTTTTAGATGATTTTAATAAATTTTATCATCGTAAAGATGATAATGATATTAGAGTTGTACCACCAAAAAAAATAATTTTAGATGCATTTTTCGATGGTATGAAAAATGAAATGAAGCAAGGTAGAAAATATTATACTGTAGCAAGAGACTATGTGTTTTTTAAAGTACTAATGTTATCAGGATTAAGAATATTTGAATTGACTAAAGTTGATATAAATGATTTGAGATTTGATTTGGGTGAAAAGGGGAAAATTCACGTTAGGTTTGGAAAAGGGAGTAGAGGGTCAGGCTATAAGCCTCGTTGGGTTCCTATGTTAAATGATGTAGATCTTTTATTGAAATGGTATTTAGATGAAATACTTCCTAGTTTTCAAAAAGAAAATGTAGACAAAACTGCGGCATTTTTATCTGAAAGTGGACATAGAGTTTCTCGTGATACAATGAGGTCAAATTTAAACAGAAGACAAAAAAGTATAGGAATTCCTGAAGAAGAATTGTTTTCTGCACATCAATTAAGACATGCATTTGCTACCTATCAGTCAGAATTAGGCGTAGATTTATTAACCATGAGCAAATTATTAGGTCATGCGAATGTATCTACAACTGCTGGCTATTTAGAACCTAGTAGTACTCATTTAGAGAGGCGTATAAGAGTTAGTCAACAAAATTGGCGTAAACAATTGGATGATTGGGAAGAAGGTGAATAAACTTGGCTTTTGAGTGGAGATTACGAAAGATAATGGCTGAAAATGATATATGGTCGGGAGCGGAACTCGCTAGAAGAATGGAAGAAATAACAGGATACAAACTTTCAGCACCTTCAATAGCAGCATTAATAAATGAACCTCCAAAACAAGTTAAGATGGCAACGCTTGATGCATTGTGTTCGGCGCTTAATTGTAGCCCCAATGATTTATTAGCGCATAAACCTACGGTTATTGTATCTAAAGAAACAAATAACGGAAATGAAATTCAAACTATGAAGGTTTCAAATGGAGTTGAACGTCAATTACCACCGATTTAAAAGGAGATAAAAATGTATACAAGCTGTCCTATCTGTGGTCAAAAGGTATCGGAAAAAACTGTAAAATTAACAGGGGCATGTAATGAGTGTGATAGTAAACGCAGATTAAATACTTATTTAAAAGATTCTTATTATAGAGTTTCAAAGGCTAAAAGTGAATTTACAGCAAATTTATTAATCGACTTTATTTTATTTATAAAAAATAGTTCATGGAAATATGGACAACTAAACAGAATGGCAATTGACTTTTTAAAAGTTTTACAAGGGTATGAAGGAAAACAACCTCTTATAGAATCTGATATAGTTAATGATTATTTTTCAAAAAGTTCAATCAAGTCTCCTACGGCTATTTATACAATAAAAGTGTTTTTATATTCAAAAAACTTAATTGTTTTTGATGAAATATCAAATGAAAATTCATTTTACCCTGAGGATATTCGACCTGAAAGAAGATTGAATCAAGATGTTTTAGAGTATTTCTATTCCGAAAATAAATGTCATGATTGTGGCGCAAATCTAACGGAAAAATCTCAACATAATTACTGTTATGATTGTATAGCGTTCAGGAGTATTTATAATAGGTCGCAATTTGATTATTTAAACAATACATTTACTAATGAATCAATTAAAGGTTTATATATTAATTATGTCCATTACATGTTTAGCTTAAATAGAAAAGTACAAACATACGCAGACATTTTAAGTAATTCGGAAAAATTCTTTGTATTTTTACAAGATTATATTCCAGATGGATTACAAATGTATCCTTTTACAGTTAGAGAACATGAACAGACACAAAAATATAAATTGGTTCATGGAAACAAGTATTTTAATATACTACTTTCAGAAGAGTGGTTGTATGATTTTGAAAAGGAGTTTTCATCTAAGAATAAGTTCAAGGATATTTTTTTATTCTATTTAGAAAGTCTAGGAATATTAAAACAAAGACCAGTAGATGAAAAAATAAAGATTCTACAGAAAGTGAATCAATTTGAAAGTTCATTACAACAGCCTATATTAAAATTGATTGAATTTGAGTCTCAAAAGATAGAGAATTTAAATAAAAAAAATGCATCTTTAACAAAGAGTTGGACAACTATATATAAAAATATTGATGAAATAAAGGTTTTTTATTATTATTTAAAAAAAGATTATATTGTTTCAAGCTGGGCAGAAGTTACGGAAGATATGGTTAATAAATATCTTTTAGGTATGGATTTTACGAATGGTCAAATTAGAAAAAGAACATTATTTAATTTTTTCACGTTCTTGAAAAAGCATGGATTCGTTTTTGTCGTTCCTATTGAACAATTCGTAGCAAGAGATAGTATGATTGAAGTTGCACCATTGTCTTTAAAACAACATAAAGCAATTTTTAAGGCGATTGAGTATGGAAGTGGAAATTTAGTCGTAGAGAGATTTTTGTCATCTCTAGTGTACTTTTATGGGCTTACAACTAGTCAAATTAAATCATTAGAGTTAGAGGATATTAATTTAGATGTAAAATGTATTTACATTAATGGAAAGCCACCCGCTTACCTAAGTGATTCGGATTTAATACTATTAAAAAAGGTCTTAACTAGTCGTGAAGAAATGTTAGGTAGAAAAAAATCAAATAAGTTATTTCCAGCGTTTAAATCAATAAAGGATATTTCAATTTCTAATCAATCAATTTGTAAAAAAGTAAAACAGGTAACAAGATATTCACCAAAAAGTTTACGTATCGCAGCATTTCAATATTGTTCAGCTAAATTTGGTTCACAGTATTTACAAGAGTGCTTCGGCTTATCTTTAACTCAAAGTGCTAGATATGCAAGAATAGGTGAAGAATTATTAGAATTACAAGTTCTAGATGATATAAAATAGCCGAAAACAAAAAATAATTCCTTCGATCTTATATCGAAGGAGTTTTTGTTTTTATTGATATAGAGTTAAAATAAAGTTTGATTATTTTTACCTGTGTTGCTCTACAATTGCGCCTTTAATTGAATAACATCATTACTAACGCACTCGTTAGTCGAAATTTTATTTTCTATACTCACTTTTTGGCTTATGATTTTCATCATAGTGAGGTAGGACTTTAACAAAAACTAAAGTTTAAAGAATTTATTTGTTTGTCTTTTACGGCTAATAATAGTGATATCAAATTTAATTTAGTATTTGATTTCTATGTTAACTTATCTGCATTTCAAAAGGTAATTTAATTGTAGCCAGTATACATCTCATCATAGAACTGTATTCGTGTTTTTCTTTTGTATATTCAATTAAATCCTGATAAATTATTTTTTGAAACTCTTTATCATAAGTATTTAAATATAAATTTATTAATGGTTGAATTTTTTTAATGTACTCGGTTCTTCTTTCCAATAATTCTACCCTATCTAACTTTAACTGTTTTACAGTCATTAAAGCTCTATCACTTCTCGCAGAAGGATAGGGTCCGAGAAATATTATTTCTTCTTCAGGTTTATCTATATATGGGTTAATTAAAGATAAGTTTTCATTGTAATACTGTCCCTTATTCTGATTGCACTTACCACAGGAAATTGTTAAATTAATCCATTCAAAGGTTTTTTTCGGAACCCTCTTTTTGGGTTCTATATGTTCAATATCACCGTAGTCTATACCTGTTATAACACTCTCACAGTATGCACATTTTTCTTTCGTTTCTTCAAGAAGAGTTTTCTTTATTTCTTTATGAGCATATCTCCCTTGAATATTTTTAGGAATATCTTTTCCACTATTAACATAAGTCATTAATTCATCTTTCCATTCTTCTCCCTTTTGAACAAGAATGTCAGGCTTCTCTAATTTTTTTAGTCGTATCATTTACATGTTGCCCCCTTGTAGAAGACCAAGAGCCTGTGGCATATGTTCGTTAAGACCTACTTCTTTTAAATCATTCTTCAATTGTACATAAGATTCGGGTGTTAGCTCAACTCCCCTGTATCTGTCTATTATGCTGTTAACCTTTTCTTCAATCCAAATAGGTAAAGTTACCGGTACTCCTAAGACATCTCTTAATATCTCCATAGCATTAGCTGCTTTATATTCAAAGTCAAGTTTATGACTATCCACTTTGTTATTTTCGTTGTATTTAAAAGCGTATACTGTAGATTCGATTACTGAGCTAATTATAAAAGGACTGTGCGTGGTAACTATAAATTGTACTTCAGGAAATGCCTCTAAAAGTTTAGGAAGCAGGTTTCTTTGCATAGAAGGGTGCAAGTGGTTTTCCACTTCATCTATGAGTGCAACAAATTTATTACTCTCCATATCACCAAACATATATAATTGCCATGCTAAATCAATAATAGCGCCAATTCCTCCTGATACAGAGTCTAGCAAAAACTCTCCTGTGTTAGTTAAAAGTAAGAGCTCACCGTCTTTAATATTGATGTCGTTAAAACCTAAGGTTTCGGGCAATAATACCCTAAGGATTTTAACAAAGTCTCTAAATAGTTTATAAGCTTCTGTATTACTAGTTACATGATCGTTACCTTTTCCAAACACAGCTAAGGACATAAGAGTTGATTTCATATGAAGGGTTGGACTATCTTCATTAGGGTTATAATAGCTACCAGGAATTGCTCTTTTCTTTAATGATTCTGCATATAAAATATAGGCTTCTGTCTGAGATGCTGGCTTAACTGGGATTGACTTTAAAGCTGTATATGTAAAAGGAAGTCGATGTGATGGTATGCTTACCCCTTTGAGTGCCTCTGGTGTATCGTAAGAACTGAAGTTTACGGAATAAGAAGCTTGAGATGCTTGTTTTGGAACAAGAAGTTTGTAGCCACCGTTTTCTGTTTCTAATTTACCGATATTAATACCATTACCATTAACTTTTTGATAGTCCTCCTTAAAGGATTCTAATAGTCTATCTAAACTAATCCCAGATAAAAAAGGAGAATTAACTTTTTGTGAAGTAGCTGGTACACCCGTTTCAGCATAACTCCAGCCAATTAACCTACTAATTAATCTTATTATTGTACTTTTTCCAGAACCATTAGCACCAGTAATGATAGTCAATCTAGGGTGAAGTTCAAGATCTATTCGCTCGAACTGATTCCAATCTTCTATTACCAGCTTTTTTATCATATAAATTCCTCCACTCTTGCATAGTATTCTTTATTTTAAATAATCGTATATTATTTGAACCAATCCATTTTTTTATCAAACTACAATTAAAAAGATTTTTCATATTTATTGAAAAGCTCTTGTGCCATCTGTGAAAAAAGCAAACCTAGTTGAACAATTTGATTTTTAGTAAAAAACCCTTCAGCAACAGAAATTATTTGAGTTGAGTATTGTCCTAAAAATGATTTTTCAACTGTTAGTTCTTCAAGGTCATCTTTAAATAGGTCATAATCATTAGCATACATTCGACATATTGAAATACGACCGAGATGATTAAAAATCATACCTAAGGCAGAAATAAATGTATTTAAAGTATCAGGAAACTTGGCATCAGTAATAAGATTACGAACTCCATTTTTACAAGTTAAAATATAATCAAGTATAGTTGTTTCTCCAAAAATAGTTTTTATATGGTCATTAAGTGAGAATGATAATTTTTCAAAAGTTGATTCCGCACCTAATAGTTTCAATAATTCTATTTGCGAGGCGTGATACTCTGTGTATCCACGATTAGAAAAATAAAGTAGAGAATTTTTTTCGGAGTAAGTTATTACATCATACATATGAGTAAATTCGTGAAATAATATATGGTCTTTTTCCCCTAAAGTTATATCTTTAGTGATAGTTAGAGTGTGTGTGTCGGTTTTTACGTTGTAGTTATGGGCTGCAATAACTGCTATGTCTGTTTGAACTGTTTCTTCTTGATTAATAATAAGCTCGAACTGTGGAACTTTTTCGATATCCATAAATCTCTTGTAAGAAAGTAATTTTTCGTTAATGTAATTTTCGATAACAACGCTATTTTTATTCACTCTATTCCTCCTGTATCATGAAGTATTAAAACAATATAGTTACAATATGGCAATTAAATGAAATACAATTATCATCATCGCTTGTTTAGATAATAGTAACATGTTTATTCATGAGCCCCTCCCTGTAATGGAATTTTATACTAATAACATTTATATATCAATTGTGTTATCGTTAAGACGTTTCTGCAAATGAATAATGTTCAATTAATATAAGAACATACCCAAATCAAACTTAACCATTTCCACCCTTCTGGCAATCCATCTCCATCCTCAGAAGATATTGACGTTACAAAGAGATTGCTAGAGGCTGGACAGATTATCGGTATCGAATTACTTGATCATGTTATTATAGGTGATCATCAATTTATTAGTTTAAAAGAAAAGGGGTACATGTGACACTGTGCATTTTCCTTTCTTTCCGTTATAATGGGAGTTATGACTTTGAATCATTTAAATGAAACTTGCGTTAGATGGAAAGGGAGTAAAAAATAGTGTTTGGATTTGGATCTAGAGATGTAGGGATTGATTTAGGAACAGCGAATACGCTTGTTTTTATTAAAGGGAAGGGTATTGTGTTAAGAGAGCCTTCTGTAGTTGCTAAAAATGTACAAAATGGTGCAATTGTTGCAGTTGGAAATGATGCGAAAAATATGATCGGCCGTACACCGGGCTCAATCGTAGCTATACGTCCAATGAAAGATGGGGTAATCGCAGATTTTGATACAACTTCTGCGATGATAGAATATTATTTGAAAAATGCTATGAAAGCATCTGGTATGTCTTGGAGCAAACCGAATGTGATGATATGTGTGCCTTATGGTATTACTTCTGTGGAACAACGTGCAGTAATAGATGCTGCTAAACAAGCAGGAGCTCGTGATGCATTAACGATTGAAGAACCTTTTGCAGCTGCAATAGGATCCAACTTACCTGTATGGGAACCTACTGGAAGTATGGTCGTTGATATAGGTGGAGGTACGACGGAAGTAGCTGTAATTTCACTTGGTGGTATTGTGACGAGTGAGTCTGTTCGAGTTGGTGGCGATGCAATGGACCAGGCGATTACTAGTTATGTCCGTAAAACGTATAACCTAACGATTGGTGAGCGTACTGCGGAAGCGATAAAAATCGAAATAGGATCTGCTAGAGTCACAACAGAGGAAGATACGATGGATATTCGTGGACGAGACCTCGTAACAGGCTTACCTAAAACGATTGATATCTCTTCAAAAGAAATTTCCAACGCACTTCGTGAATCGATTGCGGCTATTATCGATGGAGTGAAGAAAACACTTGAACAAACACCTCCAGAATTATCTGCTGACGTAATGGAGCGTGGTATTATGCTTACAGGTGGTGGAGCACTACTTAAAAATTTAGATAAAGTAATTAGTGAACAGACCAATATGCCTGTATTTATTGCGGAAAATCCTTTAGATTGTGTTGCTATTGGTACTGGTAAAGCACTTGATCATATGGGATTATTAAAACGTCAACAAACGAAATAATAAGGGGAAGTGAGCCATGCCACAATTTTTTTCAAATAAGCGATTAATATTGCTGCTTGTAGGGATGATATTTCTTGTGGCACTCATCAGCTTTTCTTTGCGCGATCGGAATCATGCATCAATGCCAGAACAACTTATTAAAGATGTGGTCGGCCTTGGACAATCCTTTTTTTCCAAGCCGACTCAGTATGTTACTGGTGTTTTTAATAATGTAGAATCACTACTTAATACATATGATGAAAACAAACGATTGAAAGCAAGATTAGAGGATTATGCCTCCTTACAAGCAGAAGTCAATGATTTAGAAAATGAAAATCAGAAGTTACGAGATATTGTTGATAAAGAAGAGGATCTTCGAGCTTATAATCCAATTCAAGCAACTGCTATCGCTAGAAATCCGGACCAATGGGAAGAAAAGATTATTATTGATAGAGGAGAATTACATGGAATAGAAGTGAACATGGCTGTTATGACTTCTCAAGGATTAATTGGGAAAGTTATTTTAACTACACCATACACCTCTACTGTTGAACTTTTATCTACTCAAAATCCAAACTACCGAGTGTCCGCAGTTATATCAGATAAAGAAGAGATTTTTGGATTAATAGAAGGCTATGATGAAAAGCGAAAAGAGCTTATTTTGAAGCGAATAGATTCTGATTTTGATGTGAAAAAAGGTCAAAAAGTTACAACTTCTGGACTTGGTGGAATCTTTCCAAAGGGTATATTAATCGGAGAAGTGACTGAAGTGACGACAGACGATTATGGATTGACAAAACTAGCGTATATTAAACCAGCAGCCAACTTTTCTATTTTAGACCACGTGATTATTTCTAAGCGTTCAATGTCTACAATTGATGGAACGGATGGAGAAAATACCGAGAGGGATTTAACAGAAGGCGCAGGGGACGGCTCATGATTCGTTTTTTAGTTATTATCATTTCGGTTCTATTATTTTATATGGAACCGATTTTTGGACTTTTCTCACCAATAGAAATAAATGAGGATTTCTTTGTTTTGGTTCCTCGCTTCTTAATCATGTACTTAATTTTTGTATCCATATATTATGACCGAAAACGTGCCATGTTATTTGGATTGTTTTTTGGACTCTTGTACGATGTCTTTTTCATTGATATTATTGGATTATATTCTTTTATTTATCCATTAATGTGTTTAGTTGCTAGTTTAGTTGTAAAATATGTTCATCAGCATTTATTGGTGGCTACAGTTTTAACGCTAATTCTAGTAGCGGTTGTAGAGTTATTATTGTTTTTCTTTTATACTTTTATCGGTATAAAAAGTATGACATTTGTAGATTTTTATAAATTTAATCTTCTCCCAACAATGATTGCTAATTTTGTTTTCCTAGCAATGTTCGGGTGGGGGTTTAAATACATTCTTCTAAATCGGTTTAATCAAAAGGCGTTATTAATGCAAAAATAAAGCTTTTCGGTAGACAGTGGATCTGAGGTGACTTGATTGACAAAAAAGCAGTTAATATCGATTAAAGGAACGAAAGAGGGCCTTGTATTACGGCTAGACGATCAGTGTTCATATGCAGAGCTTTTAGAAGAGTTAGCCAAAAAGGTTTCGGATGAAGGTTTTGAAGGTCAAGCTGAAGTGCTTTTACAACTTGGAAATCGTTATTGCAACGACGAACAGGCCAAAGAAATTATTAACTGTGTAGAACAAACAGAACATCTTCGAGTTACGAAGATTCAAAGTGAAGTAATGACTGTAGAAGAATGCAATAAAAAATTGCTAGAAAATCAGTCAGAAACTTATGTAGGTATAGTAAGGTCTGGTCAGGTAATTACTGCTTTAGGTGACTTAGTGGTAATTGGTGACGTTAATCCCAACGGAAGAGTAGTTGCTGGTGGGAATGTCTTTGTATTAGGTAGACTAAAAGGAATTGCACATGCTGGCTCTAATGGTAAAAGAGATGCTGTCATTGCAGCATCTTGGTTAGAGGCCACGCATTTAATAATTGATAATGTAGTAGAAACGATGACAGACGAGTTAAGTGTTTTATCGGAGCAACCAGAAATGGAATGTGCTTATTTACATACAAATGGATCAATAGCAATAGATCGCTTACAAGAACTTAGATTAATAAGACCGAATCTATCGACATTTAAAGGAGGAAGCTAATGTGGGAGAAGCAATCGTAATAACTTCTGGTAAAGGTGGGGTAGGTAAAACAACTACAACTGCAAACCTTGGAACTGCATTGGCTCTTCAAGGGAAAAAAGTTTGTTTAATGGATACAGATATCGGTTTGAGAAATTTAGACGTTGTGCTTGGACTTGAAAATAGAATTATTTATGATTTAGTAGATGTTGTGGAAGGCCGTTGCAAAATTCATCAGGCGTTAGTGAAAGACAAACGTTTTGAGGATAAATTATATTTATTGCCAGCTGCCCAAACAACTGATAAAAATGCAGTAACACCTGAGCAGATGAAAGAACTCGTAACGGAATTGAAACGAGATTACGAATATGTATTAATTGATTGCCCTGCTGGTATTGAACAAGGATATAAAAATGCAATAGCTGGTGCTGACAAAGCAATAGTTGTCACAACACCTGAGATTTCTGCAGTCCGTGACGCAGATCGAATCATCGGTTTATTAGAACAGGAGGAATCGATTGATCCACCTAAGCTAATTATTAACCGCATCCGTCAACATTTAATGACGAAAGGTGAAGCACTCGATATTAATGAAATAACTACGCATTTATCTATTGATTTATTAGGAATTGTAGCAGATGATGAAAGTGTTATCACTTCTTCCAATAAAGGGGAACCAGTTGTAATGGATCCATCAAATAGAGCGGCATTAGGTTACCGTAATATTGCCCGCCGTATCCTTGGGGAGTCTGTACCTTTGATGTCTATGGACATGCCTAAAAAAGGTGTTATGTCTAAACTAAAATCTATATTTTCTAAATAATATTCGACCGGCTTCCAAATAATTTGGAAGTCGGTTTTATTTTGTTCATGAATTTGTCCTAGCCGTCATACATTCCTACTAGGGGGAATGTTATGCTATCGAGAAAAAAATGGATGCTCGCATTTGTATTTGTCATACTATTTTTTGCGTTATCTAAATTTGAAAAGAGTGATGTACTATCAACCAATTACTCTACTACACTACTGGAACCACAAAAGCCAAGTGAAGTTTATAAAAAAATAATGACTTGGGTAAATCAACCGGATGAAGTAATAAGTGTTAGTTCACCTGTTACAACTCCTCCATTAATTGAATATAAATCAATTCAACCTTTTGAAGAGGGAGCTATTTTATCTATTAATGATTCTCAAGAGCTCTTTGCTGCGGAAAATGGCTTAATCATATTTACAGGTTATACAAAAAAGACAGGAAAGACCCTTTCTATTTTGTATGATACTGGAGAAACTGCGACATTTGGTTTTTTAGAAGAGTTCAATCAATTACCTTATACTACGATTAATACTGGAGATATTTTTGCAACTGTTGCTAGCAATTTGCTATATGTTAAAGTAGAACAAGATGGGGAGATACTAGATACAACCGAACTAGTGGAATGGCTATCACCTGAAGATGAATAAAAAAATGTATAGAGTACATCCCATTATGATACCTTTTTTTATATTTTTTTATTTATCAGGAGAAGTTGCTGTGTATTCCATCGTATTTGGTTCATTACTATTTCATGAGCTTGGTCATTTATTGGCGGCAAAGCTCATTGGGGCAAGAGTTATTTCGTGCACCATATTACCTTACGGTGGGGAAATCAGAATTGAGCAGTTTTCCAGATTAAAAAAAACGCAGCAATTATTAATTGTGATTTCTGGTCCATTATTTACATTATTGTTGTTAGCTTTTACTACTTTTATTGATATTCCACAAAAAAATATTATCGTTCTAACACAAATTTTAATATTATTTCTTAATTTACTTCCTATTTTTCCTTTGGATGGTGGACGAGTCTTATATATATTTAACCCAAACAAATATAATGATATTGTTGGATTCTCTTTGGGATTAAGCTTTTTGATCTTCTGTGCAAGCTTGTATTGCTTTCCTAGGTTACTATCCGTCAGTATTATCTTCTTGTACTTGTTTATTCTAAACATTTCCTTTTGGAGATTTAGAAAGTACAAGCTAGCATTTGATAATATAACGAGAAGTGCTTGACGTAGCTTAGGAGATGTAGTAATATTTAAATGTTATTGTTTGTAGCAGCACCCGTTGCTACAACCGCTCTGAAAAGGTTTAAGTGTTCGAGCAATCGAATCACCTTTTATAAGGCGAGTCTTAGTCTAAGAGGAGGTGCAGGTATGTACGCAATTATTGAAACAGGTGGAAAACAAATCAAAGTTGAACAAGGGCAAGAAATCTACATTGAAAAATTAGATGTAACTGCTGATGATGTTGTAACTTTTGACAAAGTTTTATTCGTAGGTGGAAATGATGTTAAAGTTGGTGCTCCATTCGTGGAAGGTGC encodes:
- the mreD gene encoding rod shape-determining protein MreD; translated protein: MIRFLVIIISVLLFYMEPIFGLFSPIEINEDFFVLVPRFLIMYLIFVSIYYDRKRAMLFGLFFGLLYDVFFIDIIGLYSFIYPLMCLVASLVVKYVHQHLLVATVLTLILVAVVELLLFFFYTFIGIKSMTFVDFYKFNLLPTMIANFVFLAMFGWGFKYILLNRFNQKALLMQK
- the minC gene encoding septum site-determining protein MinC; this encodes MTKKQLISIKGTKEGLVLRLDDQCSYAELLEELAKKVSDEGFEGQAEVLLQLGNRYCNDEQAKEIINCVEQTEHLRVTKIQSEVMTVEECNKKLLENQSETYVGIVRSGQVITALGDLVVIGDVNPNGRVVAGGNVFVLGRLKGIAHAGSNGKRDAVIAASWLEATHLIIDNVVETMTDELSVLSEQPEMECAYLHTNGSIAIDRLQELRLIRPNLSTFKGGS
- the minD gene encoding septum site-determining protein MinD, whose translation is MGEAIVITSGKGGVGKTTTTANLGTALALQGKKVCLMDTDIGLRNLDVVLGLENRIIYDLVDVVEGRCKIHQALVKDKRFEDKLYLLPAAQTTDKNAVTPEQMKELVTELKRDYEYVLIDCPAGIEQGYKNAIAGADKAIVVTTPEISAVRDADRIIGLLEQEESIDPPKLIINRIRQHLMTKGEALDINEITTHLSIDLLGIVADDESVITSSNKGEPVVMDPSNRAALGYRNIARRILGESVPLMSMDMPKKGVMSKLKSIFSK
- a CDS encoding M50 family metallopeptidase — encoded protein: MYSIVFGSLLFHELGHLLAAKLIGARVISCTILPYGGEIRIEQFSRLKKTQQLLIVISGPLFTLLLLAFTTFIDIPQKNIIVLTQILILFLNLLPIFPLDGGRVLYIFNPNKYNDIVGFSLGLSFLIFCASLYCFPRLLSVSIIFLYLFILNISFWRFRKYKLAFDNITRSA
- the rplU gene encoding 50S ribosomal protein L21 is translated as MYAIIETGGKQIKVEQGQEIYIEKLDVTADDVVTFDKVLFVGGNDVKVGAPFVEGAKVTAKVVKNGKAKKIIVFKYKAKKNYRKKQGHRQPYTKLVVESISL